In the Chryseobacterium sp. MYb264 genome, one interval contains:
- a CDS encoding APC family permease: protein MSQLFRRKIYSETDTSTNLLRVLGVWDIVFFGIAAIIGAGSFSSLGEAVFRGGPGVILLYLICGFACGFTALCYAEFASRIPTAGSAYTYAYASFGELIAWIIGWALIMEYSFGNIYVAFSWSDYFTSFLHRLGMHIPDYLTCSYTEAKKAIMNGSENKELLNAWKSAPIIGNLRIIFDLPALVINGLITWLCYIGVKESKNFNNSLVILKLAVIILVVLVGFSYINTENWTPVSLETGTPSFMPNGFVGVMSAVSGVFFAYIGFDALSVLSEETKDPQKTLPKGMIISLVLCTFIYIALTLVLTGMVDYRKFDGVGDPLSFIFEKGNANVAWMELTVSFIAIVAITTVLLVFQMGQPRIWYAMSRDGLMPQRFQSVHPKYKTPAFATIVTGIVVGIPILFTDKTFILDFTSIGTIFAFVLVCAGVLMLPPKEKIKGRFHLPYVNGKIIFPIIFIGGLIAFYYWQPEFFHNLMDWKDPKEGEFRASIFFFILINLALCLWTFIKNLSLIPLIGLSSCLYLLTGMSHENWFWFGLWFAIGLVIYFFYGYKNSKLNKA, encoded by the coding sequence ATGAGTCAACTTTTTAGAAGAAAAATCTATTCAGAAACAGATACATCTACCAATCTGCTAAGGGTTTTGGGTGTTTGGGACATCGTATTTTTTGGTATTGCGGCCATTATTGGTGCCGGCAGTTTTAGTAGTTTGGGAGAAGCCGTTTTCAGAGGAGGGCCCGGTGTAATTCTGCTATATTTGATCTGTGGCTTCGCTTGCGGTTTTACAGCACTTTGCTATGCGGAATTCGCGAGTAGAATTCCCACGGCAGGATCTGCTTATACCTACGCTTACGCCAGTTTCGGTGAACTAATTGCCTGGATCATCGGTTGGGCACTCATCATGGAATACTCTTTTGGTAATATTTATGTGGCCTTTTCATGGTCGGATTATTTTACAAGCTTCCTGCATCGTTTGGGTATGCATATCCCGGATTATTTAACCTGCAGTTATACCGAGGCCAAAAAAGCCATCATGAACGGTTCCGAAAACAAAGAATTGCTTAACGCATGGAAATCAGCACCCATTATCGGTAACCTGAGAATTATTTTTGACCTTCCGGCACTGGTGATCAACGGATTAATAACCTGGCTGTGTTACATTGGCGTAAAGGAAAGCAAAAATTTCAACAACTCTTTGGTCATCTTAAAATTGGCTGTTATTATCTTAGTCGTCTTAGTGGGATTTTCATACATCAATACCGAAAACTGGACACCTGTCAGTCTGGAAACCGGCACGCCTTCATTTATGCCTAATGGTTTTGTAGGCGTAATGAGTGCTGTTTCGGGGGTTTTCTTCGCCTACATCGGTTTTGACGCGCTAAGCGTGCTTTCTGAAGAAACAAAAGATCCTCAGAAGACTTTACCAAAAGGAATGATTATTTCTCTGGTGCTGTGTACGTTTATCTATATCGCTCTAACATTGGTATTAACCGGAATGGTAGATTACAGAAAATTCGATGGCGTGGGTGATCCGCTTTCTTTCATCTTTGAAAAAGGCAATGCTAATGTTGCCTGGATGGAACTTACCGTATCATTTATAGCCATTGTTGCCATCACCACCGTATTATTGGTTTTCCAGATGGGACAGCCAAGAATCTGGTATGCGATGAGCCGTGACGGACTGATGCCTCAGCGATTTCAGTCTGTTCATCCAAAATATAAAACACCTGCTTTCGCTACAATTGTGACAGGTATCGTTGTGGGAATTCCTATCTTATTTACAGATAAAACCTTTATCCTTGATTTTACCAGTATAGGAACCATTTTTGCTTTTGTACTGGTTTGTGCAGGAGTTTTAATGCTTCCGCCGAAGGAAAAAATCAAAGGAAGATTCCACCTTCCATATGTCAACGGAAAAATTATTTTCCCCATCATTTTCATCGGTGGATTAATTGCTTTTTACTATTGGCAACCTGAGTTTTTCCATAATCTCATGGACTGGAAAGACCCGAAAGAGGGTGAGTTCAGAGCTTCTATTTTCTTTTTTATCTTAATTAATTTAGCTCTTTGCCTCTGGACTTTCATTAAAAATCTATCTTTAATTCCATTGATTGGATTAAGCTCATGTTTATATCTTTTAACGGGAATGAGCCATGAAAACTGGTTCTGGTTCGGACTTTGGTTCGCCATTGGATTGGTCATTTACTTTTTCTACGGTTATAAAAACAGTAAGCTGAATAAGGCGTAA
- a CDS encoding DUF962 domain-containing protein — MPERIKTFKEFYQFYLTEHSKTGTRIFHFLGTLLVFFVIGYVISSGKERFLWYIPIFGYGFAWFSHAVIEKNKPATFKYPLWSLISDFRLFFELLIGKQKFTGMPVEKKSE, encoded by the coding sequence ATGCCTGAAAGAATAAAAACCTTCAAAGAATTTTATCAATTCTATCTTACCGAGCATAGCAAAACCGGAACGCGTATCTTTCATTTTCTGGGAACCCTGCTCGTATTTTTCGTGATCGGATACGTAATAAGCTCAGGAAAAGAACGGTTCCTGTGGTATATTCCTATTTTCGGGTACGGGTTTGCCTGGTTCAGTCATGCCGTAATTGAAAAGAATAAACCTGCCACTTTCAAATATCCGCTATGGTCATTAATTTCCGATTTCCGACTGTTTTTTGAACTATTGATCGGAAAGCAAAAATTTACGGGAATGCCGGTGGAGAAAAAATCTGAATAG